AATCAAGTAACGGAGCAGGCGGAACCACGTCCCCGTCCTCCATGCAAAAGCTGTAATTATTATTTTTTGAGCGGGTTAATTGTTTTATATCCAAGCAGTCTTACAACATTGCAAAGATTTTCATCGGAAGCCGCGAATGTCCAATCCTTTTTCGCGATTAAGGTAAAAGTGGCAAGATGTAACGCATCTAATGTCCTCAATCCATGCTGAGAACCAAATTTTTTTAATAAAGATTCTGCCTCTTCTAAAACCACGTGTCTTAAGGGCTCAACTCTGAAAGCGATAAACTCTTCTTCAAAACCTGTAGTTGCTCTGTTCAATTTATCTTCATCTATTTCCTTATTTCGGAACCTTCTAAATAAGGCGCTCAGAAACTCCAATCTAACAAGTTCGGAAACACATATCTCGTTCTCAGGGGAGATTATTAAATTCGTTACCTCCCGAGAACCATCCTCTTCATGAAAGAATTTAACAAGCGCAGATGTGTCAAAAAAGAGTTTCATATCCTGTCTTCTCTTGCCGCCAGAACATCGTTAGCCATAGAGCCTTTGTACCCGCTCAAAGCCTCTCTCACCTTCAGATAGGCGTGCAAAGGTTTCTTTACCCTTGTTTTTTTAACCCTGCTTTTCAATGAAAGTATTAGATCATATACTATGAGTAACTCTGAGGGTCTCAAGGCATCGAGTTCTCTTACAGCCTGTTCCTTTAAATTCATGAAATAACCTCCATACCAATCATATATCTATACCGCAAAAATATATCATAAAGATGAGCCTCTTGCAATATTCGACTCGTCGTCAGGAACGTTGGTAACTTACTAAACGTGCTCATGACTACTCTCTTTTTTCATCATTTTTGATATTGCAACGTTTGATACGCCAAGTTGACGCGCTGTTTCAGCATAGGGCAGTCCCGGTTCTTTTGTAAGGGCATAGACGATTTCGAAACGGATACGGGGAAGCAGCATAGCACAGGTCGTTCCCTTCCTCTTTATAAGGTTGCGTAAGGAGCTACTTTCGTTCCTGCGGCATCAATGATCTTTTGTGTGATTCCCCTGTAGTTATATTCGATTATAAACATTCCATTACAATTCCTGTCAAGAAAATAATTACAAAAATTAACAAAAAATTACTATGCCTTAACTAACCAGGCAAGATAGTCTTTGCCGGAATTGTGAGAATGATTCATTCCTGCCTGTCTGCAAAAAGCAGGTGAACCAGCACATCCTGTGTTATTCTTTTGTCAGCAATTACAAAATAACCGGGCTAATATTAATTGACATATTATATAAGCCATGATAATATAAATATTATGTTCACATCCGAACTTACCCAGCGGATTATCCGTTTCAATCCGTGGCTTTTACAAACCGGCAGAGCAAAATCCCTGCCCGCAAAATATCTTCCAGGCACATATATTCACAGAGCCGCCGAAAACTTATCCTTCGAAGCCTCAAGAGCTGTCCTTGTCGTGGGACCGAGACAGTCAGGAAAATCCACGCTTCTATGGCATCTCCTCCAGGATGTTTTTCCTAATGTGCTCTTTCTCAATATGGAAGACCCTCTCTTTCGGATCGGCTTTAAGTCTCCCTTTGATCTTCTGTCTCTTATCGAAAAGGAATATCCCTTCATAAAAGCGGTATTTATCGACGAGATACAGCATATGGAAGAAGCGGGGCTTTTTATAAAAGGCCTTGTTGATGAAAAAACAGGACTTTCTGTTTTTATTACCGGCTCTTCCTCCTTTGATCTAAGGAGCAAAACACGGGAATCTCTTGCAGGCAGGGCGCAAAGGACTACACTTTACCCCTTCAGCATGCAGGAGCTTTTAAATAACGAATCTCCAGGCAATGCTGCCGAAGTGCGCGCCTTTGTTGACCGGACAGTTGCAGATCAACTCCTCTACGGGAGCTATCCCGCTGTCCACCTTGCAACCATACGAAAAAAAAAGATAGAGCTTCTTAACGATCTCGTCGAGGCGCTAATACTGAGGGATGCCTCCGACCTGTACAGGATAAAAAGAGTTGATGCTTTTCGGAAGCTCCTGAACCTCCTTGCCCTTCAGACAGGCAATATGATCAATCTCTCTGAGATAGCGTCTCTGTGCAACACAAACGTCGGGACAATAAGCTCCCACATTGAAATCCTGGAAGAAAGCCATATTGTAAAAGTTCTCCGAACATTTGCCGGAGGAAGGAGAAGAGAGATTACCGGCGCTATAAAAATATTCTTCATTGACAACGGAATACGGAACGAGTTGCTCAACGGTTTCTCTGAAGACTTATCACTCAGGGCCGATGCAGGACAACTTTTTGAAAACTGGGCATTTACGGAACTGCAGAAAAATATGCCCTTTTTGGGAACCATCCATTTCTGGCGCAGCAAGGCAGGCGCAGAGGTGGACTTTGTCATCGAGTACGGCGGCGAATCTTTCGGCATGGAGATAAAATTTACCGGACTTACCCGGCCAGGACTTTCCAGATCCTCCCGCAGTTTTATTGAAGCCTATTCTCCAAAACGGTTTGCGCTCCTCAACCGCACCCTTGAGGAAACCGTAACTGTCGGAACTACCGAGGTAAACTTCATAACCCCTGCCGGCCTTACCCGCTGGCTTAACCTCGTATTCGCATAAAAAACGATTTTCTTAATGAGATAGGGATCAACAGTATCACTCCCTGTCCATTTTAAGAGTATCTGTTCCATGAGGCCATCACGGACACCAAAGTCTTCTTCTGCTATGAACTGATCGATTAGGGCTTGGAGTGGCAATAGTATAGGTAGTGTCTCTTTGGAGATTAAAACCACCTATTGAGGCTGTTGAGCTATCGGTCTTTGTAAATGCCCCTTACTGAATAAGGGTATTCCCCTGCGGGTCAACAGGAGGGAAGGTTGCACAGACAAAGCTTTACTGTCCTGTGTTTCTGCTTTGCTCAACCTTTTTCATCTCTATGCGGAGTTGGCTGTTTTTTGCACTGGTAAAATGCCCTTTCATAGTATCGGGGTTATTCTTTTCAACGACAAACGAGTATATGTATTGACCGGTTGACCTGTTGTTGGGTCTGAACGTTTCTTCAGCAGAACCGGTAATCGTATGTGACTTCTTTAGCCAACCGGGTCGAAGTTTTGGGGTATAGAAGTCTAATGTGGCGCCTTCATCAGAATATTTGACCTTGGCATTTTCCACTCTCACCCAGTTAGGACCGCAATGACAACTGTTCTTGGAGGTATTGTATTCTCCCCAGGCAAGGACGACCTGAGCGGATTCCTTGTCAACCTTCTCGACATATACCACCGTGTCCCAACCCCATCGTGAATTCCACTGGCCGACCCACTTCCCCAGAAGGGATTTGATCTGAACCGGTAAAGACGGGTCGGGAGCGGTTACAGCAACCTCGGGCGGTTCAGGCGCCGGAGCTTGCTGGGATGAACTAAAACACAGGCACACTGTCATCAGAAATATCGTTAAAGCGATCCAGTGGAGCCTTCTTAGCATACGTCTCCCTCCTTTTTCCTCTTTATGTAACATGTATATTTTATTCTGATATTATATTCAATAAATGTCAACGAGATTACAGGAAATTCACCATTACCGATTAAAACACGGCATAAATCACTTATTTACAAAAACTCGATTGAGGAAGGAAGCGAGCGGTTGTGGAATATATCGATTGCGGATTGCGGATATTATTCATTATTCACTATTCACTTCCTTCATGCCTTCATACCTTAAAGTAGTTATATCCTTTATTGTAAGGAATATTGTAAATCTGTCAAATTTATTTAATGCCTATGTTGTGCCCGGTCAGTTCCAGGAGAATGCCTTTTTTGCCGCCCGCTGTCGCTCGACAAATGCTGGACAAAAGATTAGTTTTTTGTCCCGCCGACCCCAATTACTTTTACTAAGGGTCAGCCTACCCTGTTTTTTTCTCAGAGGAGGATGCATGACCCCTGGACAGCGTTTGTAACCTGCTCAACAAATCCAATATTTGATCTTGTTCTAAAGCGCCGGAGCACAGGTACAATACTTTCTCTTCAAATTGTATAGTTTCCTTTCCGTGAGCTTTTATCTGTGCTTTTGAGAATTCTTTCCATCCAAGATGATTCTTAACTGTCTTTGTGGCAAACATATTTTTCCAATAGATCCCACTGTCACAGATTACCATGCCTTTTTTAGCATTGCCCAGGATACTGTTGTCTATCAGAATATAGACCTTTTCGTCCGGTGCAAACTGCATGGCTTGTCTTGCGTTGCTCATCTTCTCGAACGGGATTGAGTCTCCATAATAAAAGTGATACTCTTTTGAATATCTGGCTGCGATTCTCAGAATGTCTTTTTCCATCGGACAAAATTCAGACATGAATACCTCGTTTAATAAATGAACATCTTAGTCATTTCTACTGTTCGGTAGTGGGATCAATTGGCTTTCCGGTTCTATACGACACGCTTTTCATAGTGGCAACCAATGTACGCAAGCCTTCTTTTTCCATATAGACGTTAAACAGAAAGACAGCCGTTCGCCTGCTCTGCGACAGGATTTCTCCCTCAACAACGAGTGTGGTTCCCGGATCAGGGCTTGCGTGGTAGGTAATCGAACAATCCAGGGCAACAGAAAGGTTGTTCTTGTTATTTCCTAATACCGAAAATGCAGCATCTGCGAGAGAATAAATAATTGCACCATGGGGCCGGTTAAACATATTCAACATATCCTCGCGCAATTGCATGTGCATCTGGATGGTATCATCTGTCAGTTTGTCCAGGACGATCCCCAGGGATTTGGCATAGCTGTCTTTCTCAAACTGCTTCTTTACGATGTTGAGGTGTTCTTGTTTGTTGGATTTGTTCATAGTCAATCCTTCCTGTGTTTTATCGGCAAGATTCGGGATAAGTATTGTTTCCTGATCACTCTGTTAACGCCTTGTATGGCTTCAGGGCTGAGTCTATCGACTGGAATTATATGGATAGACATTTATCGTATTATCTCTTTTGCCGGTAACTCACATTTTCTTTACCGCTTGATATAGTAAGGTTCTTCAATCCGTTCTTTCCAAACTCTTTCTCATATTTTTCAGCAAATGGCTGTTCTTTCACCAAACACTCTTCATCAGACATCTTTTCTACTGTTGCTTCTCCGTATTTATTCTCCATATCACGTCTGGAGAGGTTAAAGATGAGTTTCTCCCAGAAGGTGTCATCATCATAATTTTGGATGTATTCGTTCACTTCTTCGTCTTCTTCAAGCCTTTCAGAAGGATAGTATCTTTTTTCTTTTTCATCATACGCTACATAATGTTCAGAACCAAAGTGTTTTGCAAAGGAAAATATATATTCTTCCATGACGGTAAATTCGTTGTCTTCCGATTCATCAGCAACTGCATCTATCATGCTGTTGGCCATATAGACCATCTTTAATAGGGTTTCATATTGTTTTTTCGTGAAATTGATTTTCATCTCTCGCTCCTTATTTTATGAACTCTTCCTGGGTTCCGGAACCACAAACTATTATACCTTGAATCCAGTATCACCAC
This window of the Pseudomonadota bacterium genome carries:
- a CDS encoding hotdog fold thioesterase, which encodes MNKSNKQEHLNIVKKQFEKDSYAKSLGIVLDKLTDDTIQMHMQLREDMLNMFNRPHGAIIYSLADAAFSVLGNNKNNLSVALDCSITYHASPDPGTTLVVEGEILSQSRRTAVFLFNVYMEKEGLRTLVATMKSVSYRTGKPIDPTTEQ
- a CDS encoding type II toxin-antitoxin system VapC family toxin, which encodes MKLFFDTSALVKFFHEEDGSREVTNLIISPENEICVSELVRLEFLSALFRRFRNKEIDEDKLNRATTGFEEEFIAFRVEPLRHVVLEEAESLLKKFGSQHGLRTLDALHLATFTLIAKKDWTFAASDENLCNVVRLLGYKTINPLKK
- a CDS encoding winged helix-turn-helix domain-containing protein, which codes for MLLPRIRFEIVYALTKEPGLPYAETARQLGVSNVAISKMMKKESSHEHV
- a CDS encoding ATP-binding protein, whose product is MFTSELTQRIIRFNPWLLQTGRAKSLPAKYLPGTYIHRAAENLSFEASRAVLVVGPRQSGKSTLLWHLLQDVFPNVLFLNMEDPLFRIGFKSPFDLLSLIEKEYPFIKAVFIDEIQHMEEAGLFIKGLVDEKTGLSVFITGSSSFDLRSKTRESLAGRAQRTTLYPFSMQELLNNESPGNAAEVRAFVDRTVADQLLYGSYPAVHLATIRKKKIELLNDLVEALILRDASDLYRIKRVDAFRKLLNLLALQTGNMINLSEIASLCNTNVGTISSHIEILEESHIVKVLRTFAGGRRREITGAIKIFFIDNGIRNELLNGFSEDLSLRADAGQLFENWAFTELQKNMPFLGTIHFWRSKAGAEVDFVIEYGGESFGMEIKFTGLTRPGLSRSSRSFIEAYSPKRFALLNRTLEETVTVGTTEVNFITPAGLTRWLNLVFA